The Xanthocytophaga agilis genome has a window encoding:
- a CDS encoding thioredoxin domain-containing protein, protein MKQILLTLFVVVLLPFGTPLYAQSGNKPEQLTLDAFEQKLLNTAHPQILDVRTPAEFAENHLKGAVNLSVADSIGFKKGVSLLDKQQPVFVYSINNGRSGQVAKQLRTQGFSSVYELPGGIAHWLGAGKPVETKVGKGLAQQEYNQLVASNELVLVEVGSKYCGGCKKLAPVVDTVVNEHASTLKLVKIELYDNRQLASQLQIESVPTLILYKNNKPVWRQSGGITKPEIEQALNKAL, encoded by the coding sequence ATGAAACAAATCCTACTTACTCTGTTTGTAGTGGTTCTATTACCATTTGGAACACCACTTTATGCCCAATCAGGCAATAAACCCGAACAGCTCACACTAGATGCCTTTGAGCAAAAATTGCTAAATACAGCACATCCCCAAATCTTGGATGTTCGTACACCTGCTGAATTTGCAGAAAATCACCTGAAAGGAGCTGTAAACCTAAGTGTAGCTGACTCTATTGGCTTTAAGAAGGGAGTTAGCCTGCTTGATAAGCAACAACCCGTTTTTGTGTATTCCATTAACAATGGACGTAGTGGTCAGGTCGCAAAACAATTACGCACTCAAGGCTTCTCTAGTGTGTATGAGTTACCAGGAGGTATAGCCCATTGGTTGGGTGCTGGTAAACCTGTAGAAACAAAAGTAGGTAAAGGACTAGCTCAACAGGAGTATAATCAACTGGTAGCATCGAATGAACTGGTACTGGTAGAAGTTGGCTCTAAATATTGTGGGGGTTGTAAAAAGCTGGCACCTGTGGTAGATACAGTGGTTAATGAACATGCGTCTACCTTGAAACTTGTTAAGATTGAATTATATGACAACCGGCAGTTGGCAAGCCAGCTTCAAATTGAGTCTGTACCTACTCTAATCTTATATAAAAATAACAAGCCTGTCTGGAGACAATCAGGTGGGATCACGAAACCAGAAATTGAGCAGGCTCTAAACAAAGCATTGTAA